A genomic stretch from Nilaparvata lugens isolate BPH chromosome 8, ASM1435652v1, whole genome shotgun sequence includes:
- the LOC111064474 gene encoding otoancorin-like — MYFQNELRLVIAISTFLYYTQQVCSLTCVEINDAGKGAKFSPDDLQTLSRLSPSEIEPCLVLLGIEILDYNQASSAWRALTKVYGSASDIPEEKLRLLGWVISGIPPVDFQNISLTDVDTIAAFGQFRNLSAQQLAALRDNIFSFWSTKSEEDLTSFDLMNLRQVVCALNASAISNIHPQSYRDAAHELATVRNCPQDIITALANLAVNEAAFGNPMTWNSNKVSAVGCVIAGLPDVKMIPAEAMQGITPDIVYCLPQKTTQEMTPDQLEEFSAESAKAMSSSSAPRAERLTQTHDIFKQFPGKSQNNTNNSSASSFFNSRVHNTLMFAASHLIFKINTN, encoded by the exons ATGTACTTTCAGAATGAGTTGAGACTTGTGATTGCAATCAGCacattcctttattata CTCAACAAGTTTGCAGTTTAACATGTGTGGAGATAAATGATGCAGGAAAAGGCGCGAAATTCTCACCAGACGACTTGCAGACACTTTCGCGTCTTTCACCTTCAGAGATAGAACCATGTCTGGTTCTTCTTGGCATAGAAATTCTAGATTATAATCAAGCATCATCGGCATGGAGAGCTCTTACAAAA GTATATGGTTCTGCTAGTGACATACCAGAAGAAAAGCTGAGGCTATTAGGATGGGTGATATCTGGAATACCACCTGTCGACTTCCAAAATATATCGCTGACTGATGTTGATACCATTGCAGCGTTTGGGCAGTTCAGGAATTTATCAGCCCAACAA tTGGCTGCACTTCGTGACAACATATTCAGCTTCTGGAGCACGAAGAGTGAAGAAGATTTGACCAGCTTCGATTTGATGAATTTGCGCCAAGTTGTCTGTGCACTGAATGCTTCAGCCATAAGCAACATACATCCTCAATCATATCG AGATGCAGCGCATGAATTAGCCACTGTGAGAAATTGTCCGCAGGATATAATTACAGCTCTCGCTAATCTGGCCGTTAATGAAGCTGCTTTTGGTAATCCGATGACATGGAACAGCAATAAA GTGTCAGCAGTGGGGTGTGTGATTGCTGGTTTACCAGATGTAAAAATGATACCCGCAGAAGCAATGCAAGGTATCACGCCggatattgtttattgtttaccACAGAAAACTACTCAG GAAATGACTCCAGATCAGCTGGAGGAATTCTCAGCAGAGTCTGCAAAAGCAATGTCATCTTCAAGCGCTCCCCGAGCTGAAAGATTGACTCAGACACATGACATTTTCAAGCAATTCCCAGGAAAATCTCAGAACAATACAAATAATAGTTCAGCCAGTAGCTTCTTCAATAGCAGAGTGCACAACACTCTCATGTTTGCTGCATCTCATTTGATCTTCAAAATCAATACTAACTAG